One region of Danio aesculapii chromosome 7, fDanAes4.1, whole genome shotgun sequence genomic DNA includes:
- the cln6a gene encoding ceroid-lipofuscinosis neuronal protein 6a isoform X2 — MRRRPQPATFTSAFLRAGSEKTTAAATPRSQFHTDLWLCFTVQNWILDFGRPIAMIIMPLEWFPLNKPSVGDYFHMAYNVITPFLLLKLIERSPTALPRSAVYLSIITFVMGASIHLVGDSINHRLILSGYQLHLSVRENPIIKDLKPASLIDSFELLYYYDEHLGHSMWYIPFFLIIFLYFTGCFTQVKDEKMSTSGWLLLGPSAVYYWYLITEGQIFVLYVFTFFAMVATVMRQRRMGFVLDSNGRFLFYNFIITLGLVLVWVAYLWNDKVLRKKYPGIIYVPEPWSFYTLHIKGN; from the exons ATGCGGAGAAGACCACAGCCTGCAACTTTCACATCGGCATTTCTGAG GGCTGGAAGTGAGAAAACTACAGCAGCAGCTACACCACGCTCCCAGTTTCACACAGATCTATGGCTCTGTTTCACTGTGCAAAACTGGATCCTGGACTTTGGAAGGCCAATTGCTATG ATCATAATGCCACTGGAATGGTTTCCTCTTAATAAGCCAAGTGTTGGAGATTATTTTCACATGGCATATAATGTCATTACACCATTCTTACTACTGAAG CTGATTGAGCGGAGTCCCACGGCCCTTCCACGCTCTGCTGTGTACCTCAGCATCATCACCTTTGTCATGGGCGCAAGCATACACCTGGTGGGAGACTCTATCAACCATCGTCTCATCCTCAGCGGATACCAGCTTCATCTGTCTGTCAGAGAAAACCCCATTATCAAGGATCTGAAGCCTGCTTCACTG ATCGACTCTTTTGAACTTCTGTATTACTATGATGAACACTTAGGGCATTCCATGTG GTATATCCCATTCTTCCTCATCATCTTCTTGTATTTCACTGGCTGCTTTACACAAGTTAAAGATGAGAAGATGAGCACCTCAGGTTGGCTGCTGCTTGGCCCTAGTGCTGTGTATTATTG GTATCTGATTACTGAGGGGCAGATCTTTGTCCTGTATGTCTTCACCTTTTTTGCTATGGTTGCCACTGTGATGCGACAGAGGCGGATGGGCTTCGTGCTAGACAGCAACGGTCGTTTCCTCTTTTATAACTTCATCATTACTCTGGGATTGGTTCTGGTTTGGGTTGCGTATCTGTGGAATGATAAAGTGTTACGCAAAAAGTATCCCGGTATCATCTACGTCCCAGAGCCTTGGTCCTTCTATACGTTACACATCAAAGGCAATTAA
- the calml4a gene encoding calmodulin-like protein 4a has translation MAKFLSQNQIDEFKECFSLYDKKRKGKIEAKDLITVMRCLGTSPTYNEVDRHLQVHKIDKTGELDFSTFLTMMHRQMQQEDPKTEILEAMRMTDKHKKGYIQASELRAKLTGLGEKLTDKEVDELFKEANVGRDGLVHYEEFTRMVTLPTVDY, from the exons ATG GCAAAATTCCTATCACAAAATCAGATTGATG AGTTCAAAGAATGTTTCTCGCTTTATGACAAGAAGCGAAAGGGAAAGATTGAGGCAAAAGACCTTATAACAGTCATGCGCTGTCTTGGTACAAGCCCCACATATAATGAAGTGGACAGACATCTGCAAGTCCACAAAATAG ATAAGACAGGGGAGCTGGACTTTTCTACATTTCTAACCATGATGCACAGACAGATGCAGCAGGAGGATCCTAAGACTGAAATCCTGGAGGCCATGCGGATGACAGATAAACACAAGAAGGGCTACATTCAGGCCTCTGAGCTCCGGGCCAAACTCACTGGCTTAGGGGAAAAGCTCACAGACAAAGAAG tgGATGAGCTTTTTAAAGAAGCAAATGTGGGACGTGATGGACTTGTTCACTATGAGGAGTTCACTAGAATGGTCACACTTCCTACAGTGGACTACTAG
- the cln6a gene encoding ceroid-lipofuscinosis neuronal protein 6a isoform X1 encodes MRRRPQPATFTSAFLSRAGSEKTTAAATPRSQFHTDLWLCFTVQNWILDFGRPIAMIIMPLEWFPLNKPSVGDYFHMAYNVITPFLLLKLIERSPTALPRSAVYLSIITFVMGASIHLVGDSINHRLILSGYQLHLSVRENPIIKDLKPASLIDSFELLYYYDEHLGHSMWYIPFFLIIFLYFTGCFTQVKDEKMSTSGWLLLGPSAVYYWYLITEGQIFVLYVFTFFAMVATVMRQRRMGFVLDSNGRFLFYNFIITLGLVLVWVAYLWNDKVLRKKYPGIIYVPEPWSFYTLHIKGN; translated from the exons ATGCGGAGAAGACCACAGCCTGCAACTTTCACATCGGCATTTCTGAG CAGGGCTGGAAGTGAGAAAACTACAGCAGCAGCTACACCACGCTCCCAGTTTCACACAGATCTATGGCTCTGTTTCACTGTGCAAAACTGGATCCTGGACTTTGGAAGGCCAATTGCTATG ATCATAATGCCACTGGAATGGTTTCCTCTTAATAAGCCAAGTGTTGGAGATTATTTTCACATGGCATATAATGTCATTACACCATTCTTACTACTGAAG CTGATTGAGCGGAGTCCCACGGCCCTTCCACGCTCTGCTGTGTACCTCAGCATCATCACCTTTGTCATGGGCGCAAGCATACACCTGGTGGGAGACTCTATCAACCATCGTCTCATCCTCAGCGGATACCAGCTTCATCTGTCTGTCAGAGAAAACCCCATTATCAAGGATCTGAAGCCTGCTTCACTG ATCGACTCTTTTGAACTTCTGTATTACTATGATGAACACTTAGGGCATTCCATGTG GTATATCCCATTCTTCCTCATCATCTTCTTGTATTTCACTGGCTGCTTTACACAAGTTAAAGATGAGAAGATGAGCACCTCAGGTTGGCTGCTGCTTGGCCCTAGTGCTGTGTATTATTG GTATCTGATTACTGAGGGGCAGATCTTTGTCCTGTATGTCTTCACCTTTTTTGCTATGGTTGCCACTGTGATGCGACAGAGGCGGATGGGCTTCGTGCTAGACAGCAACGGTCGTTTCCTCTTTTATAACTTCATCATTACTCTGGGATTGGTTCTGGTTTGGGTTGCGTATCTGTGGAATGATAAAGTGTTACGCAAAAAGTATCCCGGTATCATCTACGTCCCAGAGCCTTGGTCCTTCTATACGTTACACATCAAAGGCAATTAA